In one Niallia taxi genomic region, the following are encoded:
- a CDS encoding MBL fold metallo-hydrolase: MESQWNFSALKIDLGSFTIFPTLLWNKTNALLVDTGMPGTLAALQKAFAENDVPFEKLSAIILTHQDLDHIGSLPELMEASNKRLAVFAHELDKPYIEGTKLLLKLSGENLTAEKWASIPDSLKPFYENPPSADVTLLLTDKAELEGYPGIEVITTPGHTPGHVSLYIKDKKTLIAGDALTCIDGKLAGPVPQHTLNMEEALESAAKFLHYNIDTVICYHGGIAAGTIKKQLKAIIAK; this comes from the coding sequence ATGGAGTCTCAATGGAATTTTAGCGCATTAAAGATAGATCTTGGTTCGTTCACGATTTTCCCTACATTATTATGGAATAAAACGAATGCTCTTCTAGTGGATACAGGCATGCCCGGCACGCTTGCTGCACTGCAGAAAGCATTTGCAGAAAATGATGTACCTTTTGAGAAACTTTCCGCCATTATATTAACACATCAGGATTTGGACCATATCGGTAGTCTGCCAGAATTAATGGAAGCATCAAACAAAAGGTTAGCTGTATTTGCACATGAACTGGATAAACCTTATATAGAAGGAACAAAGCTTCTTCTTAAATTGAGCGGAGAGAATTTAACCGCAGAAAAATGGGCATCTATACCTGATAGTTTAAAACCATTCTATGAGAATCCACCAAGTGCGGATGTAACGCTTCTCCTCACAGATAAAGCGGAGCTTGAAGGTTATCCTGGCATTGAGGTCATTACTACACCAGGTCACACACCTGGCCATGTCAGTCTTTATATAAAAGACAAGAAAACACTTATTGCTGGGGATGCTCTCACTTGCATAGACGGGAAACTAGCCGGACCTGTTCCCCAGCATACATTAAATATGGAAGAAGCGTTAGAATCCGCAGCTAAATTTCTTCACTATAATATTGATACAGTAATTTGCTACCATGGTGGTATTGCTGCAGGTACTATCAAGAAACAATTAAAAGCAATCATAGCAAAATAA
- a CDS encoding catalase, producing MEEKMNEPTGEDMLTNRQGHPVTDNQNVRTVGNRGPTTLENYDFLEKITHFDREKIPERVVHARGAGAHGYFESYGTVGDEPISKYTRAKIFQEKGKQTPLFVRFSTVVHGVHSPESLRDPRGFAIKFYTEDGNWDLVGNNIKIFFIRDPLKFPDMVHSFKPDPVTNLSDPERMFDFLALTPESMHMITFLFSPWGIPANYRQMQGSGVHAYKWVNEEGKGVLVKYHWEPKQGIKNLTQKEADEIQGKNYSHATQDLYEAIEKGDYPEWELYVQIMEDGEHPELDFDPLDPTKLWYKDDFPWLPVGKMVLNKNPENYFTEVEQVAFGTGVIVDGMDFSDDKLLQGRTFSYSDTQRHRVGTNYLQLPINKPKKHVATNQEGGQMDFRTEFGKHQNPHINYEPSVIGGLKEAENPGKEHEPHVEGEVKREKISRENNFGQAGETYRRFSDFERDELISNLSSALAACREEIQAKMVDMLTQCDEDYGKRIAEGIKKITETRVDKMEEAVQTAEDVSHPSDPY from the coding sequence ATGGAAGAAAAAATGAATGAGCCTACCGGCGAAGACATGTTAACAAATCGCCAAGGTCATCCTGTAACAGATAATCAAAATGTAAGAACGGTTGGGAACAGAGGCCCGACAACACTGGAAAATTACGATTTCTTAGAAAAAATCACACACTTTGATCGTGAAAAAATCCCGGAAAGGGTTGTTCACGCAAGAGGTGCTGGAGCACATGGGTATTTTGAGTCATATGGTACTGTTGGTGATGAACCTATTTCCAAATATACAAGAGCAAAGATTTTTCAAGAAAAAGGCAAACAAACACCGCTTTTCGTGCGTTTTTCAACAGTTGTCCATGGTGTTCATTCACCAGAATCATTAAGAGATCCACGAGGATTTGCGATCAAGTTTTATACAGAGGATGGCAACTGGGATTTAGTGGGGAACAACATAAAGATTTTCTTTATCCGTGATCCGCTGAAATTTCCAGATATGGTTCATTCCTTTAAGCCAGACCCTGTTACAAACCTGTCAGACCCGGAAAGAATGTTTGACTTCCTTGCATTGACTCCTGAATCCATGCATATGATCACATTCTTGTTTTCACCATGGGGCATACCTGCGAATTACCGGCAGATGCAAGGATCTGGTGTTCATGCCTATAAATGGGTGAACGAGGAAGGTAAAGGTGTTCTTGTTAAATACCATTGGGAGCCAAAACAAGGCATCAAGAACTTAACACAAAAAGAAGCAGATGAGATTCAAGGAAAGAACTATAGCCATGCAACACAGGATTTATATGAAGCCATTGAAAAAGGCGATTATCCGGAATGGGAGCTTTATGTTCAAATCATGGAGGATGGAGAGCATCCAGAATTGGATTTTGATCCACTTGATCCGACAAAGCTTTGGTATAAAGACGATTTCCCTTGGCTTCCAGTCGGAAAGATGGTTTTGAATAAGAATCCGGAAAACTACTTTACAGAAGTAGAGCAAGTTGCATTTGGTACAGGTGTAATCGTGGATGGAATGGACTTTTCTGATGACAAGCTTCTTCAAGGAAGAACATTCTCATACTCTGATACACAGCGACACAGAGTCGGAACAAACTACCTGCAATTGCCAATCAATAAGCCGAAAAAGCATGTGGCAACAAATCAGGAAGGCGGCCAAATGGATTTCCGTACTGAGTTCGGCAAACACCAAAATCCGCACATCAATTATGAGCCATCTGTTATCGGCGGCTTAAAGGAAGCGGAAAATCCCGGAAAAGAGCATGAGCCGCATGTGGAGGGCGAAGTGAAACGGGAAAAAATCTCTCGTGAGAATAATTTCGGACAGGCCGGAGAAACATACAGACGTTTTTCTGATTTTGAACGAGATGAACTCATCAGTAACCTATCATCCGCACTTGCTGCTTGTCGAGAGGAAATACAAGCAAAAATGGTCGATATGCTGACACAATGCGATGAAGATTACGGTAAAAGAATTGCCGAAGGAATTAAGAAGATTACAGAAACTAGAGTCGATAAAATGGAAGAGGCTGTGCAAACAGCAGAGGATGTGTCCCATCCCTCTGATCCATATTAA
- the htpG gene encoding molecular chaperone HtpG — protein METKEFKAESKRLLEMMINSIYSQREVFLRELISNASDAIDKIYYRALSDDAITFHKEDYYIKIKADKQKRTLTITDSGIGMTKEELENNLGTIAKSGSFAFKNETVLKDGHDIIGQFGVGFYAAFMVADVVTVTSKSLDSSIAYKWQSKGADGYTIEEAAKEQVGTEIVLTLKENSEEDQYDEFLDEHRLKQIIKKYSDFIRYPIKMDVSVSAPEQDENGEFAEFVEEQTINSMVPIWRKNKSELTDEDYERFYEDKRYGFDKPLTHIHVSVDGAIRYNAILYVPEKAPFDYYSKEYEKGVELYSNGVLIMEKCADLLPDYFSFVKGLVDSEDLSLNISREMLQHDRQLKKIEKNITKKIKGQLKTLLKDEREKYEAFYQSFGRQLKFGVYNDFGANKEMLEDLLLFYSSKEKKLVSLDEYISKMADEQKYIYYATGESIERINKLPQTELVADEGYEILYFTDDIDEFAIKMLHVYKDKEFKSVSSSDLGINVNDKETTETEEEVKPLLQFMKEALNGKVKDVKISTRLKSHPVCLSTEGELTIEMEKILNAMPDSQGVTADKVLEINTSHEVFQSLKTAFAQDNDKLTLYTNLLYNQALLIEGLPIEDPVEFTNNICKIME, from the coding sequence ATGGAAACAAAGGAATTCAAAGCCGAATCCAAAAGGCTTCTCGAAATGATGATTAACTCTATTTACTCCCAAAGAGAGGTTTTTTTAAGAGAACTGATTTCTAATGCAAGTGATGCCATTGATAAAATCTATTACAGGGCATTATCAGATGATGCAATAACCTTCCATAAAGAAGATTACTATATAAAGATTAAAGCAGATAAACAGAAGCGGACGTTGACCATAACAGACAGTGGCATCGGAATGACAAAAGAAGAGTTGGAGAATAACTTAGGGACAATTGCAAAAAGCGGTTCTTTTGCCTTTAAGAATGAAACAGTGCTAAAGGACGGGCATGATATTATCGGCCAATTTGGTGTAGGTTTCTATGCTGCCTTTATGGTCGCAGATGTTGTAACTGTTACTTCAAAATCGTTGGACAGCAGCATTGCCTACAAATGGCAATCAAAGGGTGCTGACGGGTACACAATCGAAGAAGCTGCAAAGGAACAAGTCGGAACGGAAATAGTGCTAACATTAAAGGAAAACAGTGAGGAAGACCAATATGATGAGTTTTTAGACGAGCATCGTTTAAAACAAATTATCAAAAAATACTCAGATTTTATCCGTTACCCAATTAAAATGGATGTGTCTGTTTCTGCTCCAGAGCAAGATGAGAATGGAGAATTTGCTGAGTTTGTGGAGGAACAAACAATTAACAGTATGGTGCCAATTTGGAGAAAAAACAAAAGTGAACTTACGGATGAAGATTATGAGCGCTTTTACGAGGATAAACGTTATGGATTTGATAAGCCGTTAACACATATTCATGTGAGCGTGGATGGAGCAATCCGCTATAATGCCATTTTGTATGTACCGGAAAAGGCACCATTTGATTATTATTCGAAGGAATATGAAAAAGGCGTAGAGCTGTATTCTAACGGTGTTCTGATTATGGAAAAATGCGCAGATCTTCTGCCTGATTATTTCAGCTTTGTAAAAGGGCTTGTTGATTCAGAGGATCTTTCCTTAAATATTTCCCGAGAGATGCTTCAGCATGACAGACAGCTGAAAAAAATCGAAAAAAATATCACCAAAAAAATTAAAGGCCAATTGAAAACACTGTTAAAGGATGAGCGGGAAAAATATGAAGCATTCTATCAATCTTTTGGCAGACAATTGAAATTCGGAGTCTATAATGATTTTGGAGCAAATAAAGAAATGCTAGAGGATTTACTGCTGTTTTATTCCTCAAAAGAGAAAAAGCTCGTTTCTTTAGATGAATATATCTCAAAAATGGCAGACGAGCAAAAGTATATATACTATGCAACAGGTGAGTCTATTGAAAGAATCAATAAACTTCCCCAAACAGAGCTTGTCGCTGACGAAGGCTATGAAATTCTTTATTTCACTGATGATATCGATGAGTTCGCCATTAAGATGCTTCATGTCTATAAAGACAAAGAATTTAAATCTGTATCTTCAAGCGATCTTGGTATTAATGTGAATGATAAGGAAACGACAGAAACAGAGGAAGAAGTTAAACCATTACTGCAGTTTATGAAAGAGGCCCTTAACGGGAAGGTGAAGGATGTGAAGATCTCAACAAGATTAAAATCTCATCCAGTTTGTCTTTCGACAGAAGGCGAATTAACGATTGAAATGGAAAAAATCCTTAATGCGATGCCTGACAGCCAGGGTGTGACAGCCGATAAAGTGCTCGAAATTAATACAAGCCATGAAGTATTTCAATCATTAAAAACAGCATTTGCACAGGATAACGATAAGCTTACACTGTATACAAATCTATTATACAATCAAGCGCTGCTTATTGAAGGACTTCCAATTGAGGATCCAGTAGAATTTACGAATAATATCTGCAAAATTATGGAATAG
- a CDS encoding PadR family transcriptional regulator, producing the protein MSSSQMLKGVLEGCLLAVIAKGEVYGYEMIEKLEAYGFTMISEGSIYPVLLRMKKEMLVHVETKASPSGPKRKYYTLTAEGYSELTQFEERWLHLSNSVNELLNKK; encoded by the coding sequence ATGTCATCAAGTCAAATGCTTAAAGGCGTTCTCGAAGGCTGTTTATTAGCAGTCATCGCAAAAGGCGAAGTGTATGGGTATGAAATGATTGAAAAGCTAGAAGCGTACGGATTTACAATGATTAGTGAAGGCAGCATCTATCCTGTGCTGCTGCGTATGAAAAAAGAAATGCTTGTTCATGTTGAAACAAAAGCATCACCATCTGGACCGAAAAGAAAGTATTACACACTAACAGCAGAAGGATACAGTGAATTAACGCAATTCGAGGAAAGATGGCTGCATTTATCCAACAGTGTCAACGAATTATTAAACAAGAAATAA
- a CDS encoding GNAT family N-acetyltransferase: MDYQITNELPTFEQFAALHEASGLLQNKKGNYTREQLYEAAKNSWYYTAIYHNDTLTAFGRMISDGVYQSLICDVMVNPDMQGQGLGKKVIEELIQKCKDSGIQTVQLFSAKGKHPFYKKLGFQERETDAPGMTILI, encoded by the coding sequence ATGGACTACCAAATAACAAATGAACTCCCTACATTTGAACAGTTTGCAGCACTGCATGAAGCAAGTGGATTGCTGCAAAATAAAAAAGGAAATTATACACGAGAACAATTATATGAAGCAGCCAAAAACAGCTGGTATTATACAGCTATTTACCATAATGACACATTAACAGCATTTGGAAGAATGATTTCAGATGGTGTTTATCAGTCCCTAATCTGTGATGTAATGGTAAACCCAGATATGCAAGGGCAAGGTCTTGGCAAAAAGGTGATTGAAGAGCTTATTCAAAAATGCAAAGATAGCGGCATTCAAACAGTCCAGCTTTTTTCAGCAAAGGGAAAGCATCCCTTCTATAAGAAGCTAGGCTTTCAAGAGAGAGAAACAGACGCTCCTGGCATGACAATTTTAATTTAA
- a CDS encoding FAD-dependent oxidoreductase translates to MKEHQSLWRESVKLPSFSTLSKDEVTEVCIVGGGITGMTAAYLLGRQGHQVILLEADTLMSGTTGYTTAKITAQHGLIYDELIENMGLEKAKLYYEANKNAMEFIKLLAEQLDIDCGLEKHDAVLYAVADEYAEKVKKEHVAYQKIGIDCELVTSIPLPIPIKAALIMKDQYQFHPLQFFKKLIEKMENVQIFENTTATDVEENQSEKVAVITRDGFKVHADKVISASHFPFYDANGFYFARMYPERSYIVAVEETNDYPGGMYYSADTPTRSLRPVTHNGKNLILISGDSHKTGQDEDTARHYEALKEFGKNALKTDKVLYEWSAQDLITLDKVPYVGCIKKGHDSVFVATGYRKWGMTNGAAAALLLADLVLNKQNPYEELYTPSRFYSDPSLRKFISINLDVAKHLIGGKLKSADQEKELSLDEASILRINGKKVGCYKDKEGTVHMVDTTCTHLGCEVAWNNGEKTWDCPCHGSRFSFDGDVLEGPADEPLKKYQ, encoded by the coding sequence ATGAAGGAACATCAGTCATTATGGAGAGAGTCAGTAAAGCTACCATCCTTTTCAACGCTTTCTAAGGATGAAGTAACAGAGGTTTGTATTGTTGGTGGAGGAATTACTGGAATGACAGCAGCTTATTTGCTCGGCAGACAGGGTCATCAAGTTATATTGCTTGAAGCAGATACATTAATGAGTGGTACAACAGGCTACACAACAGCAAAAATTACCGCACAACATGGACTAATTTATGATGAGCTGATAGAAAATATGGGATTAGAAAAAGCCAAACTATATTATGAAGCAAATAAGAATGCGATGGAGTTTATAAAATTGTTGGCAGAGCAGCTAGATATAGACTGCGGACTGGAAAAGCATGATGCGGTTTTATATGCTGTTGCGGATGAATACGCAGAAAAAGTAAAGAAGGAGCATGTTGCATATCAAAAAATCGGCATTGATTGTGAGCTAGTAACCTCTATTCCATTGCCAATCCCAATTAAAGCAGCATTAATAATGAAAGATCAATATCAATTTCATCCATTACAGTTTTTCAAAAAGTTAATAGAGAAAATGGAAAATGTACAAATATTTGAAAATACAACAGCTACAGATGTTGAGGAAAATCAATCCGAAAAAGTGGCAGTAATTACAAGAGATGGCTTTAAGGTCCATGCAGACAAGGTTATCAGTGCATCCCATTTTCCATTTTACGATGCAAATGGTTTCTACTTTGCTCGGATGTATCCGGAAAGGTCGTATATAGTCGCAGTAGAAGAAACGAATGACTATCCTGGCGGAATGTACTATAGCGCTGATACTCCTACTAGATCCCTGCGTCCTGTTACACATAATGGCAAGAACCTCATCTTAATAAGTGGTGACAGTCATAAAACAGGACAAGATGAAGATACAGCAAGGCATTATGAAGCACTTAAGGAGTTTGGAAAAAATGCTTTGAAAACAGACAAGGTTTTATACGAATGGTCGGCACAGGACTTAATCACACTAGACAAAGTTCCGTATGTTGGCTGTATTAAAAAAGGTCATGATTCTGTATTCGTGGCAACAGGGTATCGAAAATGGGGTATGACTAACGGAGCAGCAGCAGCTCTTTTGCTTGCTGATTTGGTGTTAAACAAGCAAAATCCATATGAAGAATTGTATACACCTTCTCGCTTTTATTCAGATCCGAGCTTACGCAAATTTATTAGTATTAACTTAGATGTAGCGAAGCATTTGATTGGCGGAAAGCTTAAGTCAGCTGATCAAGAAAAGGAATTATCCCTTGATGAAGCTTCCATACTCCGCATAAACGGCAAAAAAGTCGGCTGTTACAAGGACAAGGAAGGAACTGTGCATATGGTGGATACAACATGTACCCATCTTGGATGTGAGGTAGCTTGGAATAATGGGGAAAAAACCTGGGATTGCCCGTGCCACGGCTCCCGCTTCTCTTTTGATGGAGATGTTTTAGAAGGACCGGCTGACGAGCCTTTAAAGAAATACCAATAA